A single region of the Leclercia sp. AS011 genome encodes:
- the cydB gene encoding cytochrome d ubiquinol oxidase subunit II, producing the protein MGVDISVIWFAIIVFATLMYIIMDGFDLGIGMLFYFERDPQARDVMVNSVAPVWDGNETWLVLGGAGLFGAFPLAYAVIIDALTIPLTAMLIGLIFRGVAFEFRFKATPSHRAFWDYSFAGGSLLATFSQGIVVGAMINGFDVEGRRFAGSALDWLTPFNLFCGLGLMVAYTLLGTTWLIMKSEGALQHHMRDLTRKVLLALLVVVAVVSIWTPLGWQYVSERWFSLPNFFYFLPVPLLVAVFGVWIWRLTRNPHSHARPFLLTLGLIFLGFSGLGISLWPNIIPPDITIWEAAAPPSSQLFMLVGTLLIIPLILVYTAWSYYVFRGKVTDTEGYH; encoded by the coding sequence ATGGGCGTCGATATCTCAGTGATCTGGTTTGCCATCATCGTCTTCGCCACCCTGATGTACATCATTATGGATGGGTTCGATTTGGGTATTGGCATGCTCTTCTACTTTGAGCGTGACCCGCAGGCGCGGGACGTGATGGTTAACAGCGTCGCCCCGGTCTGGGACGGAAATGAAACCTGGCTGGTGCTGGGGGGCGCTGGATTGTTCGGTGCCTTCCCGCTGGCCTATGCGGTGATCATCGACGCCCTGACGATCCCCCTGACCGCCATGCTGATCGGCCTGATCTTCCGCGGCGTAGCCTTTGAGTTTCGCTTTAAGGCCACGCCGTCGCACCGTGCCTTCTGGGACTACTCCTTTGCCGGGGGATCGCTGCTGGCGACCTTCAGCCAGGGCATTGTGGTCGGGGCGATGATCAACGGTTTCGACGTTGAGGGCCGTCGCTTTGCCGGTTCCGCGCTGGACTGGCTGACCCCCTTCAACCTTTTCTGCGGGCTGGGGCTAATGGTGGCTTATACCCTGCTGGGCACCACCTGGCTGATCATGAAAAGCGAGGGAGCGTTACAGCATCACATGCGGGATCTGACCCGCAAGGTGCTGCTGGCGCTGCTGGTGGTCGTGGCGGTAGTGAGCATCTGGACGCCGCTCGGCTGGCAATATGTCTCCGAGCGCTGGTTCTCGTTGCCGAACTTCTTCTACTTCCTGCCGGTGCCGCTGCTGGTGGCGGTGTTTGGGGTCTGGATCTGGCGGCTCACCCGCAATCCGCACAGTCACGCCAGGCCTTTCCTGTTGACCCTCGGGCTGATCTTCCTCGGCTTTAGCGGGCTGGGGATCAGCCTGTGGCCCAACATCATTCCGCCTGACATCACAATATGGGAAGCCGCCGCCCCGCCTTCCAGCCAGCTGTTTATGCTGGTGGGGACGCTGCTGATCATCCCGTTGATCCTGGTCTACACCGCCTGGAGCTACTACGTGTTTCGCGGCAAGGTGACGGACACCGAAGGCTACCATTAA
- a CDS encoding ShlB/FhaC/HecB family hemolysin secretion/activation protein, whose translation MFPAHAAEPDNQFIIQQQRQRALEQQLTPPVPDVRLSEPASGYGKIAFPTETPCFPINRVELSGQEALPHWLPLQRIANQAQGRCLGGKGINLLMSTMQNRIVDHGWITTRVLAPSQDLKSGTLKLAIVPGTIRHVKLTEESDDYIQLYSAFPAHEGNLLDLRDIEQGLENLQRLPTVEANMELLPGENPGESDVVITRKQSKMWRIGLSLDDAGTETTGRYQGGVTLSLDNPFSLSDLLYVSASHDLDDKGGKGSKNYTAHYSVPFGYWMLGVTGSDYDYHQTVAGLNEDYRYSGKSKNLDIQLSRVLHRSGSQKTTFSYDVLARETRNYIDDTEVGVQRRQTAAWRIGLDHRHYIGQATLDAGISYQRGTRWFGAQPAPEEYWGDATALSKITLLSAGLDLPFAIGTQNFRYNVQYLRQISNTPLTPQDQFAIGNRWTVRGFDGERTLSASHGWYVRNDLAWRTPLPNQEFYLGADYGEVGGYSSDLQVGKHLAGGVAGLRGNAFNTGYDLFAGTPFSKPDGFETSDLTLGFNLNWSW comes from the coding sequence ATGTTCCCAGCCCATGCCGCAGAGCCGGATAATCAATTTATTATTCAGCAGCAGCGTCAGCGCGCCTTAGAGCAGCAATTAACTCCGCCGGTCCCGGATGTGCGTCTTTCTGAGCCCGCCTCCGGCTATGGCAAAATTGCCTTCCCGACGGAAACCCCCTGCTTCCCGATTAACCGCGTCGAGCTGAGCGGTCAGGAAGCCCTGCCCCACTGGCTGCCGCTGCAACGGATAGCAAATCAGGCCCAGGGGCGCTGTCTGGGCGGGAAAGGGATCAACCTGCTGATGAGCACGATGCAGAACCGCATTGTCGACCACGGCTGGATCACCACCCGGGTGCTGGCCCCGTCGCAGGATCTGAAGAGCGGGACGCTGAAACTCGCCATTGTGCCGGGCACCATCCGCCACGTGAAGCTGACCGAAGAGAGCGACGACTATATTCAGCTCTACAGCGCCTTCCCGGCCCACGAGGGGAACCTGCTGGATCTGCGCGATATTGAACAGGGGCTGGAGAACTTACAGCGCCTGCCAACGGTCGAGGCCAACATGGAGCTGCTGCCAGGGGAAAATCCCGGCGAGAGCGACGTGGTGATCACCCGTAAGCAGAGCAAAATGTGGCGTATCGGCCTGTCGCTGGACGATGCCGGAACCGAAACCACCGGACGCTACCAGGGCGGCGTCACCCTGTCGCTGGATAACCCCTTCTCCCTGAGCGACCTGCTGTATGTCTCTGCCAGCCACGATCTGGACGACAAGGGCGGCAAAGGCAGCAAAAACTACACCGCTCACTACTCGGTGCCCTTTGGCTACTGGATGCTGGGCGTCACCGGCAGCGACTATGACTACCACCAGACCGTCGCCGGCCTGAACGAGGACTATCGCTACAGCGGTAAGAGCAAAAACCTCGACATTCAGCTCAGCCGCGTGCTGCACCGCAGCGGCTCGCAAAAAACCACCTTCTCCTATGACGTGCTGGCGCGCGAGACCCGCAACTATATCGACGATACGGAAGTGGGCGTCCAGCGCCGTCAGACCGCGGCCTGGCGCATCGGGCTGGATCATCGCCACTACATCGGCCAGGCGACGCTGGATGCGGGCATCAGCTATCAGCGCGGTACCCGCTGGTTTGGCGCGCAGCCTGCCCCGGAAGAGTACTGGGGCGATGCCACCGCGCTCAGCAAAATTACCCTGCTCAGCGCCGGACTGGATCTGCCGTTTGCCATCGGCACGCAAAACTTCCGCTACAACGTCCAGTACCTGCGCCAGATCAGCAACACGCCGCTGACCCCGCAGGATCAGTTCGCCATCGGCAACCGCTGGACGGTGCGCGGCTTTGACGGCGAGCGCACCCTGAGCGCCAGCCACGGCTGGTACGTGCGTAACGATCTGGCCTGGCGCACGCCGCTGCCGAATCAGGAGTTCTATCTGGGTGCCGACTACGGCGAAGTGGGCGGCTACAGCTCGGATCTGCAGGTGGGTAAACACCTGGCGGGCGGCGTGGCGGGCCTGCGCGGCAACGCCTTTAACACCGGCTACGACCTGTTCGCCGGTACGCCGTTCTCGAAGCCGGACGGCTTTGAAACCAGCGATCTCACCCTCGGCTTTAACCTTAACTGGAGCTGGTGA
- a CDS encoding DUF421 domain-containing protein, whose protein sequence is MEMILRAVAIYLILLVVFKIAGRRALLQMTSFDLILLLIISEATQQALLGEDFSVTGAMLTIITLVVIDMLFGVAKKYISGAESMLDGSPVILVVHGELQNDKLKKVDVSCDDILVSARQNHGIYQLEKIKYAILERNGHISIIPEESES, encoded by the coding sequence ATGGAAATGATACTCAGGGCGGTAGCGATCTATCTGATTCTGCTGGTGGTCTTTAAAATTGCCGGACGTCGGGCGCTGCTGCAAATGACCAGCTTTGATCTGATCCTGTTGTTGATTATTAGTGAGGCCACCCAGCAGGCGCTGCTGGGAGAGGATTTTTCGGTGACGGGCGCCATGCTGACCATTATTACGCTGGTAGTGATTGATATGCTTTTTGGTGTGGCAAAAAAATATATCTCCGGCGCGGAGTCAATGCTCGATGGCTCGCCGGTTATTCTGGTGGTCCACGGTGAATTACAGAATGACAAATTAAAAAAGGTGGATGTCTCCTGCGACGATATTCTGGTATCGGCCCGGCAGAATCACGGGATATATCAGCTGGAGAAAATTAAATACGCAATCCTTGAACGTAACGGGCATATTTCGATTATTCCCGAAGAGAGTGAATCATGA
- a CDS encoding 2-oxo-tetronate isomerase, which translates to MKENIWNQAKTTKELTAQVSTVLIDLGWLLTTAESCTGGNVASALCAEKDTASFFGTGVVTFNNEAKHKVLGVSKATLEKYTAVSSQTVGEMAEGALALADADVSIAISGYAGPDGGEDGTPAGTVWFGWCFRGEVTTAVQHFTGECEDVIEKAVRYALSELLRQIPHWKKQLH; encoded by the coding sequence ATGAAAGAAAATATCTGGAACCAGGCAAAAACCACGAAGGAGCTCACCGCTCAGGTGTCGACGGTATTGATCGATCTGGGCTGGTTGCTTACCACGGCCGAGTCCTGCACCGGGGGCAACGTGGCTTCGGCGCTCTGTGCAGAAAAGGATACGGCCTCGTTCTTTGGCACCGGCGTGGTGACCTTTAACAACGAAGCCAAACACAAGGTGTTGGGGGTCAGCAAGGCCACTCTTGAGAAGTACACCGCCGTAAGTAGCCAGACGGTAGGGGAGATGGCCGAGGGGGCCCTCGCGCTTGCCGATGCGGATGTCAGCATCGCCATCAGCGGCTATGCCGGGCCGGACGGCGGCGAGGATGGTACCCCGGCGGGCACCGTCTGGTTTGGCTGGTGTTTCCGCGGCGAAGTGACGACCGCCGTACAGCACTTTACCGGCGAATGTGAAGATGTGATCGAGAAAGCGGTTCGCTATGCGCTTTCAGAACTGTTGCGGCAGATCCCGCACTGGAAAAAGCAGCTGCATTAA
- a CDS encoding YdeI family stress tolerance OB fold protein, with the protein MKLTVAPLLCCLLISTAYADDKGGLEKDAAPPPPHSLDEGYRGTEDARTMTVEQAKEMHDGATISLRGNLIDGSGGDKFKFRDKTGTIDTVIPQAVFDGRTVKPDQMISINGSLDKKSTPPVVRVDRIQK; encoded by the coding sequence ATGAAATTAACCGTCGCACCCTTATTGTGTTGTCTTTTAATCTCAACGGCGTATGCCGATGATAAAGGTGGACTGGAGAAAGACGCTGCCCCGCCGCCACCGCATTCGCTGGATGAGGGTTATCGCGGCACCGAAGATGCCAGAACCATGACCGTGGAGCAGGCCAAAGAGATGCACGATGGAGCTACCATCTCCCTGCGCGGTAATTTAATTGACGGCTCCGGCGGCGATAAATTTAAATTCCGCGATAAAACCGGCACCATTGATACCGTCATTCCGCAAGCGGTATTTGACGGCCGCACGGTTAAACCCGATCAGATGATCAGCATTAATGGCAGTCTGGATAAAAAATCTACTCCGCCGGTAGTGCGCGTCGACCGCATTCAGAAATAA
- a CDS encoding SDR family oxidoreductase, translated as MSVVVITGATAGVGKATALRFAAAGYDVGLIARDDHSLEATRAEVANYGVNCHAVSLDVADAAALSQAAQTLAERLGAIDVWINNAMCTTLAPFYSITDDEFRRVTEVTYLGTVNGTRAALEQMIPRDSGVIIQVGSALAYRSIPLQSAYCGAKAAIRGFTDALRTELMHERSGVSLAMVQMPGLNTPQFDWAKNKFAWSMRPVAPVFQPEVAAEAIFGVAQRPVRELWVGRSTIGAIVGQFLFPGYLDRMMVKKAWEGQMEERLNPPDQRDNLTEPVGGEHRVHGRFSPEAHSRAPAITSGVPGKALLGTAALAGLLLIGKCIGRRK; from the coding sequence ATGAGTGTGGTGGTGATTACCGGCGCAACGGCTGGGGTAGGCAAGGCCACGGCGCTGCGTTTTGCAGCGGCGGGCTACGACGTGGGGCTGATTGCCCGCGATGACCACAGCCTGGAAGCCACGCGGGCGGAGGTGGCGAACTATGGCGTCAACTGCCATGCGGTGAGCCTGGACGTGGCGGATGCCGCGGCGCTGAGCCAGGCGGCGCAGACCCTGGCCGAACGGCTGGGCGCGATTGACGTGTGGATCAACAACGCCATGTGTACCACGCTGGCGCCGTTCTACAGCATAACCGACGATGAATTTCGCCGGGTGACGGAGGTGACCTATCTGGGCACCGTCAACGGTACGCGTGCCGCGCTGGAGCAGATGATCCCCCGCGACAGCGGGGTGATTATCCAGGTCGGCTCCGCGCTGGCCTATCGCTCTATTCCGCTCCAGTCGGCCTACTGCGGTGCCAAGGCGGCGATCCGCGGCTTTACCGATGCGCTGCGTACCGAGCTGATGCATGAGCGCAGCGGCGTCAGTCTGGCGATGGTGCAGATGCCGGGGCTCAACACCCCGCAGTTTGACTGGGCGAAGAATAAGTTCGCCTGGAGCATGCGCCCGGTCGCACCGGTGTTTCAGCCGGAGGTCGCCGCCGAGGCCATCTTCGGCGTGGCGCAAAGGCCGGTGCGCGAGCTGTGGGTGGGGCGCAGTACCATCGGGGCGATTGTCGGCCAGTTCCTGTTCCCCGGTTATCTCGACCGGATGATGGTGAAAAAAGCCTGGGAAGGGCAGATGGAGGAGAGGCTCAACCCGCCAGACCAGCGGGACAACCTGACCGAACCGGTGGGCGGCGAGCACCGGGTGCACGGGCGTTTTTCCCCGGAGGCCCACTCCCGCGCCCCGGCGATCACCTCCGGCGTACCGGGCAAAGCCCTGCTCGGCACCGCCGCGCTGGCCGGGCTGTTGTTAATTGGGAAATGCATTGGTCGACGGAAGTAG